The Micromonospora sp. WMMD961 genome has a segment encoding these proteins:
- a CDS encoding SDR family oxidoreductase — protein sequence MPLDPTTVERRALITGATAGIGAAFARRLAADGWHLVLVARDAARLTEMATELGSTHGRVVETIPADLSTDDGCAVVERRIADGSPLHLLVNNAGISLNKPFLRSTAEDEARLLRLNVHAVMRLTLAALGPMTERRDGAVINVSSVAGFGTAMPGSTYSASKAWVTNFSESVGLSARPFGVRVMALCPGYTRTEFHQRAGINMSKTPEWLWLRAEDVVDEALRDLRKGKMVSVPAWKYKVVVAGMRHAPRRLLQAVAKDTRGRIGRDER from the coding sequence GTGCCGCTCGATCCCACGACCGTTGAGCGCCGGGCCCTGATCACCGGGGCCACTGCGGGCATCGGCGCGGCGTTCGCCCGGCGGCTGGCCGCCGACGGCTGGCATCTGGTGCTGGTCGCCCGCGACGCGGCCCGGCTGACCGAGATGGCCACCGAGCTGGGCTCGACCCACGGTCGCGTCGTGGAGACGATCCCGGCGGATCTGTCCACGGACGACGGCTGTGCCGTGGTGGAGCGGCGGATCGCCGACGGCAGCCCGCTGCACCTGCTCGTCAACAATGCCGGCATCAGCCTGAACAAGCCATTCCTGCGCTCCACGGCGGAGGACGAGGCCCGCCTGTTGCGGCTCAACGTGCACGCGGTCATGCGGTTGACGCTGGCGGCGCTGGGACCGATGACCGAACGACGGGACGGGGCAGTGATAAATGTCTCTTCGGTCGCCGGTTTCGGCACGGCGATGCCCGGCTCGACGTACTCGGCCAGCAAGGCGTGGGTCACCAACTTCAGCGAGTCGGTGGGCCTTTCGGCGCGACCATTCGGTGTCCGGGTGATGGCTCTCTGCCCCGGCTACACCCGCACGGAATTCCACCAACGGGCCGGCATCAACATGTCCAAGACGCCGGAGTGGCTGTGGCTGCGGGCCGAGGATGTGGTCGACGAAGCCCTGCGTGACCTGCGCAAAGGCAAGATGGTCAGCGTCCCGGCGTGGAAGTACAAGGTGGTCGTGGCCGGCATGCGGCATGCGCCGCGCAGGTTGCTCCAAGCCGTCGCGAAGGACACTCGCGGTCGCATCGGTCGCGACGAGCGCTGA
- the pyrE gene encoding orotate phosphoribosyltransferase: MGDHDDLRKFITDLAVVHGRVVLSSGREADWYVDLRRVTLHHRAATLVGRVLLDLTADWEYDAVGGLTLGADPVALSMLHAAAPTGRALDAFVVRKAGKAHGLQRRIEGPEVAGRRVLAVEDTSTTGGSVLTAVEALREAGAEVVGVAVIVDRGAGDAVRAAGLPYRAAYTLADLGLVA; the protein is encoded by the coding sequence ATGGGGGACCACGACGACCTGCGTAAATTCATTACCGACCTGGCTGTGGTCCACGGACGGGTCGTGCTCTCCTCGGGGCGTGAGGCAGACTGGTACGTGGATCTGCGACGCGTCACGCTCCATCACCGGGCTGCCACTCTGGTCGGTCGGGTGTTGCTGGACCTCACCGCCGACTGGGAGTACGACGCCGTCGGTGGCCTCACTCTGGGCGCGGATCCTGTCGCGCTCTCGATGCTGCACGCCGCCGCTCCGACCGGTCGGGCCCTGGACGCCTTCGTGGTGCGCAAGGCGGGCAAGGCGCACGGTCTGCAGCGGCGGATCGAAGGACCGGAGGTGGCCGGCCGCCGGGTGTTGGCGGTGGAGGATACGTCCACGACAGGCGGAAGTGTGTTGACCGCTGTCGAGGCACTTCGCGAGGCCGGGGCGGAAGTCGTGGGCGTGGCGGTTATTGTTGATCGAGGTGCCGGCGACGCGGTGCGAGCCGCCGGATTGCCGTACCGGGCGGCCTATACGTTGGCTGACCTCGGCCTTGTGGCGTAA
- a CDS encoding metalloregulator ArsR/SmtB family transcription factor, with product MEYVGTALAEMTMPQISPLNGEPIERADAERLAGVLKALADPARLRLLSLIQSAPEGEACVCDLTAPLGLSQPTVSHHLRILTEAGLLQREKRGVWAYYSLVPSAIATIADLLTPPRKRATKKAR from the coding sequence ATGGAATACGTGGGAACTGCGTTGGCCGAAATGACTATGCCTCAGATCTCGCCGCTTAACGGCGAGCCGATCGAACGTGCCGATGCCGAGCGTCTCGCCGGGGTCCTCAAGGCCCTTGCCGATCCTGCTCGGTTGCGGCTGCTCAGCCTGATCCAGTCGGCCCCCGAGGGCGAGGCGTGCGTCTGTGACCTGACCGCGCCGCTCGGCCTCTCCCAGCCGACGGTCAGTCATCACCTGCGTATCCTCACCGAGGCCGGTTTGCTGCAGCGGGAGAAGCGCGGTGTCTGGGCGTACTACAGCCTGGTCCCGAGTGCGATCGCGACGATCGCCGACCTGCTGACCCCGCCGCGTAAGCGAGCCACCAAGAAGGCCCGCTGA
- a CDS encoding DedA family protein, with the protein MAVDTAENIRALGESVALNPLDPKELLQTFGLIGVWVILFAETGLLVGFFFPGDSLLFLAGVASSPVADAIFGDGTRLSLTGLLIGGPICAIVGAQLGHWLGARYGRPMFERPNSRLFKKEYVEKAEYYFQKFGPAKAVVLARFIPIVRTFLNPVAGALGMPAKKFLLWNIVGAVLWVDGILLIGYLLAEQIYQAIGDKIDHYILPVVALIIVISVLPIFFEFLRDRRARKRGEAVAVIAAASAAGAVEAAREAFDHDGHHQHDRRRPEHGQDR; encoded by the coding sequence GTGGCCGTGGACACAGCTGAGAACATCCGCGCTCTCGGGGAGAGCGTCGCCCTGAACCCGCTCGATCCCAAGGAACTCTTGCAGACCTTCGGGCTGATCGGCGTGTGGGTGATCCTCTTCGCCGAGACCGGCCTGCTGGTGGGCTTCTTCTTCCCTGGCGACTCGCTGCTGTTCCTCGCCGGGGTGGCCTCGTCGCCGGTGGCGGACGCGATCTTCGGCGACGGCACCCGCCTCTCCCTGACCGGCCTGCTGATCGGCGGGCCGATCTGCGCGATCGTCGGCGCCCAGCTGGGGCACTGGCTCGGCGCCCGGTATGGCCGGCCGATGTTCGAGCGGCCGAACTCCCGACTCTTCAAGAAGGAGTACGTGGAGAAGGCCGAGTACTACTTCCAGAAGTTCGGCCCGGCGAAGGCAGTGGTGCTGGCGCGTTTCATCCCGATCGTTCGGACCTTCCTCAACCCGGTCGCGGGCGCACTCGGCATGCCGGCCAAGAAGTTCCTGCTCTGGAACATCGTCGGCGCGGTCCTCTGGGTGGACGGCATCCTGCTGATCGGCTACCTGCTGGCGGAGCAGATCTACCAGGCCATCGGCGACAAGATCGACCACTACATCCTGCCGGTGGTGGCCCTGATCATCGTGATCTCGGTGCTGCCGATCTTCTTCGAGTTCCTCCGTGACCGGCGGGCCCGTAAGCGCGGCGAGGCCGTCGCGGTGATCGCGGCAGCCAGTGCCGCCGGTGCGGTGGAGGCGGCCCGGGAGGCGTTCGACCACGACGGGCACCACCAGCACGACCGCCGGCGCCCGGAGCACGGTCAGGACCGCTGA
- a CDS encoding LPXTG cell wall anchor domain-containing protein: MLSHSTRRWLAGVGVAGAFVAASASPAVAAEAPFEIATHDLLVAPGHTDYGYLYAQQTDTESGMNFGRTSVDIDLSAVAAFATVEPAWGWTCDVSATKLHCETDIEEEQSPSFDYMVTAKDDAKPGQKGSLAISMTAGGKTAKATADITIAEGVDLVSDPTVESSGVPGGTAGLPAVVRNAGETAVDGAVLVIQAEYLAAYGGDFSNCTTDEWGMASFCTFDTKIEPGKSYKLAGNLPIKLAPEVRTGARFPVLLDWWTTDDWNMAFKDWFVDVKPGKGGKLRLVEQSMQAARVPQTDLDRSNDTTVGTVRVTGSNHADLATKGATASGKKGDVVTVEPSFTNLGPAVLEYLGQATPGIQLEDLPVRVSVPAGTTVVEAPGDCVPFVPVKEWNPWNAAWGEPGAKEYACQVLEIWKDDDTSYSFGLRIDTVVPDAAGSLTTTLTGDPNKSNDTAKIVINPTSTDGGNGGNDNGGNDNGNGGNGGGQGGDGGGLPVTGQSTGLIAGLGALLLAAGVGGYLVAKRRRTRFVA; encoded by the coding sequence ATGCTTTCTCACTCCACCCGGCGTTGGCTCGCGGGAGTCGGCGTAGCAGGCGCGTTCGTCGCCGCCTCCGCCAGCCCTGCCGTCGCCGCCGAGGCCCCCTTCGAGATCGCGACACATGACCTGCTCGTGGCACCCGGCCACACCGACTACGGCTACCTGTACGCCCAACAGACCGACACCGAGTCCGGAATGAACTTCGGTCGGACGTCCGTGGACATCGACCTGTCGGCGGTCGCCGCCTTCGCGACCGTGGAGCCGGCCTGGGGCTGGACCTGCGACGTCTCGGCGACGAAGCTGCACTGCGAGACCGACATCGAGGAGGAGCAGTCGCCCTCGTTCGACTACATGGTCACCGCGAAGGACGACGCGAAGCCTGGCCAGAAGGGCTCCTTGGCGATCAGCATGACCGCCGGTGGCAAGACCGCCAAGGCGACGGCCGACATCACCATCGCCGAAGGCGTCGACCTGGTCAGCGACCCGACCGTCGAGAGCAGCGGCGTTCCGGGTGGCACGGCCGGCCTGCCGGCCGTCGTGCGCAACGCCGGTGAGACCGCCGTCGATGGCGCTGTCCTCGTCATCCAAGCCGAGTACCTTGCCGCCTACGGCGGAGACTTCTCGAACTGCACGACGGACGAATGGGGAATGGCCTCGTTCTGCACGTTCGACACGAAGATCGAGCCGGGCAAGTCGTACAAGCTTGCCGGGAACCTGCCCATCAAGCTCGCCCCGGAGGTACGCACGGGTGCCAGGTTCCCGGTCCTGCTGGATTGGTGGACCACCGACGACTGGAATATGGCATTCAAGGACTGGTTTGTGGACGTCAAGCCCGGCAAGGGCGGGAAGCTTCGCCTGGTCGAGCAGTCGATGCAAGCTGCGCGAGTGCCGCAGACCGATCTGGACCGGTCGAACGACACCACCGTCGGGACCGTGCGGGTGACCGGCAGCAACCACGCTGATCTGGCGACCAAGGGCGCGACCGCGAGCGGCAAGAAGGGTGACGTGGTCACCGTCGAGCCGAGCTTCACCAACCTCGGGCCGGCTGTGCTCGAATACCTGGGCCAGGCGACGCCGGGCATCCAACTCGAGGACCTGCCGGTGCGGGTCTCCGTTCCGGCCGGCACGACGGTGGTCGAGGCCCCCGGCGACTGCGTGCCGTTCGTTCCCGTGAAGGAGTGGAACCCGTGGAACGCAGCATGGGGTGAGCCGGGCGCCAAGGAGTACGCCTGCCAGGTCCTGGAGATCTGGAAGGACGACGACACCTCGTACTCGTTCGGACTGCGGATCGACACGGTCGTCCCGGACGCCGCAGGATCCCTCACCACCACGCTCACCGGTGACCCGAACAAGAGCAACGACACCGCCAAGATCGTCATCAACCCGACCTCCACGGACGGCGGTAACGGTGGCAACGACAACGGTGGCAACGACAACGGCAACGGCGGCAATGGTGGCGGCCAGGGCGGCGACGGAGGCGGTCTGCCGGTCACCGGCCAGTCCACCGGCCTGATCGCCGGCCTCGGCGCGCTGCTGCTCGCCGCAGGCGTCGGCGGATACCTGGTGGCCAAGCGTCGCCGGACCCGCTTCGTCGCCTGA
- a CDS encoding SigE family RNA polymerase sigma factor: MRYEEFADTRLAPLLRYAVMLTGDPHQAQDLVQETMVRVQLNWRRVARADSPERYVRRMLTNQYIDWRRGSWVRRVLLRGEPDASAPAPTDHAQSAVDRDQIWSWLSRLPRRQRAALVLRYYEDLPDAEIADILGCAVGTVRSSISRALATLRAEYVEA; encoded by the coding sequence GTGAGGTACGAGGAGTTCGCGGACACGCGGCTGGCCCCGCTACTGCGGTACGCGGTGATGCTCACCGGCGATCCGCACCAGGCCCAGGATCTGGTCCAGGAGACCATGGTCCGGGTCCAACTCAACTGGCGACGGGTCGCCCGAGCGGACTCGCCCGAGCGATACGTACGCCGGATGCTCACCAACCAGTACATCGACTGGCGGCGTGGTTCCTGGGTTCGCCGGGTGCTGTTGCGCGGGGAGCCCGACGCGTCGGCGCCGGCGCCCACCGATCACGCCCAGTCCGCCGTGGATCGGGACCAGATCTGGTCCTGGCTGTCCCGGCTGCCGCGTCGCCAACGCGCCGCCCTGGTGCTGCGCTACTACGAAGACCTACCCGACGCCGAGATCGCCGACATCCTCGGCTGTGCCGTCGGGACCGTACGTTCGTCCATCTCCCGGGCCCTGGCCACGCTCCGGGCCGAGTACGTGGAGGCGTGA
- a CDS encoding LCP family protein, which produces MIEDDLRAAFARHEQLTPSTGPLRAAIDRLAATRRRRRQRFQAAGVTVALLAALGVGIPQLRPDRAVQGPLLPERPAAPPAGALNVLLLGVDGFGEEPPYRLADSILLVHIPADRSRPYLISLPRDLEVSIPGRGTDKLNSAFFTGAGEPRPDLDAGYDLTRRVVADLTGVRVDAGAVLTFAGLRRITDAVDGVEVCLPNEVRSWHTRRIFPAGCQELDGAASVDLLRQRRYLPDGATDRDRNAQRYVAGLIRRAAAQDVLSNPVRLAALLSAAGKSLTVDDDGLPLTRLVSVLPRLKSVDPVGLALPVGSPVDDASRLPLDPEQGRALLTALGEDRLAQWVDQHPDQVTRFR; this is translated from the coding sequence ATGATCGAGGACGACCTGCGTGCCGCCTTCGCCCGGCACGAGCAGTTGACCCCGTCGACCGGCCCACTGCGGGCCGCGATCGACCGGCTCGCCGCCACCCGCCGCCGCCGTCGGCAGCGGTTCCAGGCCGCCGGCGTGACGGTCGCCCTGCTCGCCGCCCTCGGCGTCGGGATTCCGCAACTGCGACCTGATCGGGCGGTGCAGGGCCCGTTGTTGCCTGAGCGGCCGGCTGCCCCGCCGGCCGGGGCGCTGAACGTCCTGCTGCTCGGGGTGGACGGCTTCGGCGAGGAACCGCCGTACCGGTTGGCGGACTCCATCCTGCTGGTGCACATCCCCGCCGACCGGAGCCGGCCGTACCTCATCTCGTTGCCCCGCGACCTGGAGGTGTCGATCCCCGGCCGGGGGACCGACAAGCTCAACAGTGCGTTCTTCACCGGCGCCGGCGAGCCCCGACCCGACCTGGACGCCGGCTACGACCTGACCCGCCGGGTGGTCGCCGACCTGACCGGGGTACGCGTCGACGCCGGGGCGGTGCTGACCTTCGCGGGGCTACGCCGGATCACCGACGCCGTCGACGGGGTGGAGGTCTGCCTGCCGAACGAGGTCCGGTCCTGGCACACCCGGCGGATCTTCCCGGCCGGTTGTCAGGAACTCGACGGAGCTGCCTCAGTCGACCTGCTGCGGCAACGGCGGTACCTGCCCGACGGCGCGACCGACCGGGACCGTAACGCCCAGCGCTACGTCGCCGGGCTGATCCGAAGGGCGGCCGCTCAGGACGTGCTGAGCAACCCGGTCCGGCTCGCCGCGCTGCTGTCGGCGGCAGGCAAGAGTCTGACCGTCGACGACGACGGCCTACCGCTGACCAGGCTGGTGTCGGTGCTGCCCAGGTTGAAGAGCGTCGACCCGGTGGGGCTCGCCCTTCCGGTGGGGTCTCCGGTGGACGACGCCTCGCGGCTGCCGCTGGACCCGGAGCAGGGCCGGGCCCTGCTCACCGCGCTGGGCGAGGACCGGTTGGCGCAGTGGGTGGACCAACACCCGGACCAGGTCACCCGCTTCCGTTGA
- a CDS encoding phage holin family protein, whose product MGFLIRLAITAVALWITTLIVPGVDVHGRSGGNTVLTLIVVALIFGVINAVLKPVIKVVGCVFYLLTLGLFALVVNALLFLLTDRIARGLDLPFQVDGFWAAFWGAIVMTVVTWLISVIVPDNLDRR is encoded by the coding sequence GTGGGCTTCCTCATCCGACTGGCGATCACCGCGGTCGCGTTGTGGATAACCACCCTGATCGTGCCCGGTGTGGACGTGCACGGCCGCTCGGGTGGCAACACCGTCCTCACCCTGATCGTGGTGGCGCTGATCTTCGGCGTGATCAACGCGGTGCTCAAGCCGGTGATCAAGGTCGTCGGCTGCGTGTTCTACCTGCTGACCCTGGGCCTGTTCGCGCTGGTGGTGAATGCCCTGCTGTTCCTGCTCACCGACCGGATCGCCCGCGGGCTCGACCTGCCGTTCCAGGTGGACGGTTTCTGGGCGGCGTTCTGGGGAGCCATCGTGATGACGGTGGTCACCTGGCTGATCAGCGTCATCGTGCCGGACAACCTGGACCGCCGGTGA